ATCGGGATGGAAGGGCTTGATCAGGTAGTCGTCGGCGCCCAGGCCCAGCAGGCGCACCTTTTCTTCCACGGTGTCGCGGGCGGTCAGCACGATGATCGGCACGGCGCTGTTCTTGCGCAGACGCTGCACCACGTCGCCGCCGTCGAAGTCGGGCAGGCCCAGGTCCAGCAGGATCAGGGTGGGCTGGTCCTCACGGGCCTTGATCAGGCCGTTCATGGCGCTGTCGGCGTGGTCCACCTCGAAGCCGGCGTCTGTCAGGTCCATGCGCAGGACGTTGGCAATGTCCAGATCGTCCTCGATGACAAGAATGCGTTGCGTGCTCACGCCCCCGATGATACCGCTTCATGAAGCGGGGCTTCACGCGCCTGCCCGCGCGCTGCGGGGCCCCGCGCCCCATGCCCCTGCCGGGGGGTGTGCTAGCTTGAACGTACCGCGTCTCTGGACCCAACCTGCCCGGCAGGCTGGCCCTGAGCGACACAATCCATCCTCCCCCTGGCCGCGCACCTTCGGCCCCGCCTTCTCTCACAACCCGCCTGCACCACGGACCCTGGCTTCAGGCGCGGACGTACGGAGTTTTCATGAGCAACCCCAGCAAGGCCCGCCCCGAGGGCTCGGCGCCGCCCGCCCCCCACCTTGAAGTGATTCCGCTGGGCGGCATGGGCGAGATCGGCAAGAACATCACCGCCTACCGCTACGGCGACGAAATTATGGTGGTGGACGCCGGTCTGGCCTTTCCCGACAGCCACCAGATGGGCATTGACCTGATCATTCCCCGCATTGATTACCTGCAGCAGCATGCCGGGCTGATCAAGGGCTGGATTCTGACCCACGGCCACGAGGACCACATTGGCGGCCTGCCGTACATCCTGCCCCGGCTGCCCAAGGTGCCGGTGTACGGCGCGGGCCTGACCCTGGGTCTGGTGCGCGAGAAACTCAGCGAGTTCGGCATCCGCGACGTGGATACCGACCTGCGTGAAGTGCAGATGGGCGACAAGGTGCGCATTGGTACCCACTTCCAGGTGGAGTTCCTGCGCATGACCCACTCCATTCCCGATAACGCCGGGTACATCCTGACCACCCCGGCGGGCGTGGTGCTGCACACCGGCGACTTCAAGCTGGACGAGGAGCCCAGCGACGGCCGCCCCAGCGATCTGGCGCGCATTGAGCAGGCGGGCAAGGACGGGGTGCTGCTGCTGATTTCCGACTCCACGAACGCCGAGCGCCCAGGCCGCAGCGTCAGCGAGGCGGAAGTGGCGCGCAACCTCGAACAGCTGATCGCCAGCTGCAAGGGCCGCGTGTTCCTGTCCACCTTTGCCTCGAACGTGCACCGCATGCAGAACATTGTGCAGATTGCCCACCGCCTGGGCCGCCGCGTGGTGCTGGAAGGCCGCAGCATCCTGAAATACGCCCAGGTGGCCCAGAGCGTGGGCTACATGGAACTGCCCGAGCCCTTCCTGACCAACGACGAGGTGGGCACGCTGCAGGACCAGCAGGTGCTGTACATCTGCACCGGTTCGCAGGGCCAGCCCATGAGCGTGCTGCCCCGACTGGCCTTTGGCAACCACGCCAAGATTGCGCTGCGCCGGGGCGACTCGGTGATTCTGAGCAGCAACCCCATTCCCGGCAACGAGGAAGCGGTGAATCTGGTCATCAACCGCCTGTACGAGATCGGCGTGGACGTGTACTACCCGCCGGCCCACAAGGTGCACGCCTCGGGGCATGCCTCCCAGGAGGAACTGGCGACGGTGCTGAATCTGGCGCGGCCCAAGTTCTTCCTGCCGTGGCACGGCGAACCCCGCCACCAGATCAACCACGCCCGACTGGCCCAGACGCTGCCCCGGCCCCCCAAGCGCACCCTGATTGCCA
This is a stretch of genomic DNA from Deinococcus aquaedulcis. It encodes these proteins:
- a CDS encoding ribonuclease J, with product MSNPSKARPEGSAPPAPHLEVIPLGGMGEIGKNITAYRYGDEIMVVDAGLAFPDSHQMGIDLIIPRIDYLQQHAGLIKGWILTHGHEDHIGGLPYILPRLPKVPVYGAGLTLGLVREKLSEFGIRDVDTDLREVQMGDKVRIGTHFQVEFLRMTHSIPDNAGYILTTPAGVVLHTGDFKLDEEPSDGRPSDLARIEQAGKDGVLLLISDSTNAERPGRSVSEAEVARNLEQLIASCKGRVFLSTFASNVHRMQNIVQIAHRLGRRVVLEGRSILKYAQVAQSVGYMELPEPFLTNDEVGTLQDQQVLYICTGSQGQPMSVLPRLAFGNHAKIALRRGDSVILSSNPIPGNEEAVNLVINRLYEIGVDVYYPPAHKVHASGHASQEELATVLNLARPKFFLPWHGEPRHQINHARLAQTLPRPPKRTLIAKNGDIVRLSQDDFKVTGTVPAGAVYVDGLGVGDIGDDVLLDRVNMSQEGILIMTAVLHPTPHVEIVSRGFVRANRELDNQIRKVALDAVDQGMREKKRLEDVRDDMYGAVRRFVRKVTGRNPVLIPLIVD